In Mastacembelus armatus chromosome 4, fMasArm1.2, whole genome shotgun sequence, the following are encoded in one genomic region:
- the cep135 gene encoding centrosomal protein of 135 kDa isoform X1 yields the protein MVVKLTLASCQGSKGHITAMNSNAERKFVNLRKRLDQLGYRQTLGIESLPLVEKLFSDLVHTTESLRNAKLSAGKTEKESRNLDALLEPYRTENARVVRENNELHMELLKLKEEKDRVTRELKTHIRKLDHQTSDLKFLNNQYVHKVRCLEKDSKAKAERILQLQEKNMQAVVQTPGGKKRSIPFRRQRMQIDELIPPPCAPAYPVSQPNDPYIADLLQLADGRIHELQEDIIKVKLDLENAEEFIKHLNTQVEERDKEIERLNHTLHGGRPHDVISLEAQNISNEKLISHLNLQIEYLQETNRTLEQQVEGLQQKKINVSTEVANLSLKNLELCEELTHIDDLAKRMEMDKERLVETANMELHEAKNEIQRQQKIIEDLEDIITKMRRGQSEGDFEKDRLKDQLVELKEQNEKMEGLVSFLEEEKIRLQNKMEKMMAADKDMVLELENMRTKHGVCGRERSPSRLDAFVKSLEEERDYYRQAAERYRRARGAGGLDLSPSRSPGRGRSPRSTLARGGVSEAELLRLLSERDELKAALVEFENHMKDIQSNVKSLSAERDRFKSQFKQAQEELKLAHSTDTSADVLKLQEEVKQAGVKIQQMAAEKDTLMEKLKIAQTSAVPARQGEEQRIRDLENAIRSLEQERLDLRSQVCLLKENREAVEEELKVRYAALVQNAEEVAQQRAESSALRLLEEQMEQSLADTQHRLSVKMNELHAAHDKIEKLEEKIGELSQRTSKHKEEVAALQKSISALDREKDALLDEVDHKTEKMVVLQEELSKKEKTLEDVRLTVTNMDSSLAQLQGALNSRERELASLRRQLDAAQDELAALRRDKEITIRENRRLQDDLATMTRENQAVHMEMEEALHEKDELTLRVHSYISEVSRIEKLMATKEQENRDLLERFRLAHSDMQERDQKLQQAEGLTNSVRLELLSSDTERRHLRETVGHQEREIQQHMQALQAYEAQVSSLVRGTSRLEEELHKAQEEKATLLSDLASVRELCVKLDSGKELTVRQLTSKSMELERLTGELEDVRSEAELLKKQLASERLTVRNLETLLSTNRHKEFQTQMTASEKESELKVLRDRLTLADSKIAEHAREVSQLRGKVSQLQTEMDVLRRQLTTERFERERGVQEMRRHGLSLSSLRSSSPLGVSTSPHHISPERSIIRSLDRSTDKSADKSVSFKD from the exons ATGGTAGTgaagctaacgctagctagctGTCAGGGAAGCAAG GGCCACATCACAGCCATGAACAGCAACGCAGAGAGGAAATTCGTGAACTTACGGAAACGTCTGGATCAGCTGGGCTACCGACAGACACTGGGCATCGAGTCTCTTCCTCTGGTGGAAAAGCTGTTCAG TGATCTGGTCCACACAACTGAGAGCCTGCGCAATGCCAAACTGTCAGCagggaagacagagaaagaaagccGGAACCTAGATGCTCTCCTGGAGCCGTACAGGACCGAGAATGCCCGAGTGGTCCGGGAAAACAATGAGCTGCACATGGAGCTTCTCAAGTTGAAGGAGGAGAAGGATCGTGTCACCAGAG agCTCAAGACCCACATCAGAAAACTAGACCACCAGACATCTGACCTGAAGTTTTTAAATAACCAGTATGTGCACAAGGTTCGCTGCCTGGAGAAGGACAGCAAAGCCAAAGCTGAGCGCATCCTacagctgcaggagaaaaacatGCAAGCTGTGGTACAGACACCCG GTGGAAAAAAGCGGAGCATTCCCTTCAGGCGTCAGAGAATGCAGATTGATGAGCTCATACCTCCCCCCTGTGCACCAGCTTATCCTGTGTCACAGCCCAATGATCCATACATAgctgacctgctgcagctggcagATGGAag AATTCACGAGCTACAGGAAGACATCATAAAAGTCAAATTAGACCTCGAAAATGCTGAAGAATTTATAAAACACTTAAATACTCAG GTGGAGGAGAGGGATAAAGAAATTGAGCGTCTGAATCATACACTTCATGGAGGACGACCTCATGATGTCATATCCCTTGAGGCTCAGAACATCAGCAACGAGAAACTGATTTCCCATCTTAACCTCCAG ATTGAATACCTGCAGGAGACCAACAGAACCCTGGAGCAGCAGGTAGAGGGACTGCAGCAAAAGAAGATAAATGTCTCTACTGAAGTGGCCAATCTTTCTTTAAAGAATCTGGAACTGTGCGAAGAGCTGACACACATAGATGATCTCGCAAAGCGGATGGAAATGGACAAAGAGCGGCTGGTGGAAACTGCTAACATGGAACTGCATGAAGCTAAA AATGAAATTCAAAGGCAACAGAAAATCATTGAAGACTTGGAAGATATTATCACAAAAATGAGACGA GGCCAGTCTGAAGGTGACTTTGAGAAAGACCGGCTTAAAGACCAGCTGGTGGAGCTGAAGGAGCAGAATGAGAAGATGGAGGGCCTGGTGAGTTtcctggaggaggagaaaatcAGGCTGCAGaacaaaatggagaaaatgatGGCGGCAG ACAAAGACATGGTGTTGGAGTTGGAGAACATGCGGACTAAACATGGTGTTTGCGGGAGGGAACGATCCCCATCGCGTCTGGATGCGTTTGTCAAGAGTCTCGAGGAAGAGAGAGATTACTATCGACAAGCGGCTGAGCGCTATAGAAGAGCCAGAGGGGCTGGTGGTCTGGACTTAAGCCCCAGTCGTAGTCCAGGCAGGGGGAGGAGTCCCAGGTCCACATTAGCCAGA GGAGGTGTTTCAGAGGCAGAGTTGCTTCGTTTGCTGAGCGAAAGAGATGAGTTGAAGGCTGCTCTGGTGGAGTTTGAGAACCACATGAAGGACATCCAAAGCAATGTGAAGTCTCTCAGCGCAGAGAGAGACCGTTTCAAAAGCCAGTTTAAACAG GCTCAGGAGGAACTAAAGCTGgcccacagcacagacacatcagCTGACGTCTTGAAACTGCAGGAAGAGGTAAAACAAGCAGGAGTCAAAATCCAGCAAATGGCTGCTGAAAAAGACACACTGATGGAGAAATTAAAG ATTGCTCAGACTTCAGCTGTCCCTGCCAGACagggagaggagcagaggaTACGAGACCTGGAGAATGCCATTAGGAGT TTGGAGCAGGAAAGACTGGATCTGCGATCACAGGTGTGTCTGCTGAAGGAGAACAGGGAGGctgtggaggaggagctgaaggtTCGATATGCTGCTCTGGTCCAGAATGCAGAGGAGGTGGCCCAGCAGAGGGCTGAGTCCAGTGCTCTGAG GCTGCTAGAGGAACAGATGGAGCAGTCACTGGCTGACACGCAACACAGGCTGTCTGTGAAGATGAATGAGCTGCATGCTGCCCATGACAAGATTGAGAAACTGGAGGAGAAAATAG GGGAGCTGAGTCAGCGGACTTCCAAGCACAAGGAGGAAGTGGCTGCTCTTCAGAAGTCCATCTCTGCACTGGATAGAGAGAaggatgctttgctggatgAAGTGGATCATAAGACTGAAAAAATGGTCGTTCTCCAGGAGGAGCTCTCCAAAAAG GAAAAGACCCTTGAAGATGTGCGACTCACTGTCACAAACATGGACAGCTCGTTGGC TCAGCTGCAGGGGGCTTTAAACAGCCGTGAGAGGGAGCTAGCCAGCCTGCGGAGACAGCTGGATGCCGCTCAGGATGAGCTGGCTGCCCTCAGGAGAGACAAAGAAATCACAATCAGAGAAAACCGGAGGCTGCAGGATGATCTGGCCACAATGACCCGAGAGAACCAA GCTGTACATATGGAGATGGAAGAGGCTTTGCATGAGAAGGATGAGCTGACACTGAGGGTCCACTCTTATATTTCTGAAGTGTCCAGAATAGAGAAACTGATGGCCACAAAG GAGCAGGAgaacagggacctgctggagcgCTTCAGGTTGGCTCATTCTGACATGCAGGAGCGGGATCAGAAGCTGCAGCAGGCTGAAGGCCTCACTAACTCCGTCCGCCTGGAGCTGCTGTCCTCAGACACAGAACGCAGACACCTCCGCGAAACTGTCGGCCATCAGGAGAGAGAGATCCAGCAG CACATGCAGGCCCTGCAGGCTTATGAGGCCCAAGTGTCATCGCTGGTTCGAGGGACGTCGCGGCTGGAGGAGGAGCTACACAAAGCACAGGAGGAGAAAGCCACCCTACTCTCCGATCTGGCTTCTGTCCGGGAGCTCTGTGTCAAACTGGACTCTGGCAAAGAGCTCACTGTACGTCAGCTCACCTCCAAGAGCATGGAACTCGAGAGG CTCACAGGAGAACTGGAGGATGTTCGGTCAGAGGCAGAGCTACTTAAAAAGCAACTGGCCAGTGAGAGGTTGACCGTCCGTAACCTGGAGACGCTGCTGTCCACCAATCGGCACAAGGAGTTCCAAACTCAAATGACAGCCAGCGAAA
- the cep135 gene encoding centrosomal protein of 135 kDa isoform X2, whose amino-acid sequence MVVKLTLASCQGSKGHITAMNSNAERKFVNLRKRLDQLGYRQTLGIESLPLVEKLFSDLVHTTESLRNAKLSAGKTEKESRNLDALLEPYRTENARVVRENNELHMELLKLKEEKDRVTRELKTHIRKLDHQTSDLKFLNNQYVHKVRCLEKDSKAKAERILQLQEKNMQAVVQTPGGKKRSIPFRRQRMQIDELIPPPCAPAYPVSQPNDPYIADLLQLADGRIHELQEDIIKVKLDLENAEEFIKHLNTQVEERDKEIERLNHTLHGGRPHDVISLEAQNISNEKLISHLNLQIEYLQETNRTLEQQVEGLQQKKINVSTEVANLSLKNLELCEELTHIDDLAKRMEMDKERLVETANMELHEAKNEIQRQQKIIEDLEDIITKMRRGQSEGDFEKDRLKDQLVELKEQNEKMEGLVSFLEEEKIRLQNKMEKMMAADKDMVLELENMRTKHGVCGRERSPSRLDAFVKSLEEERDYYRQAAERYRRARGAGGLDLSPSRSPGRGRSPRSTLARGGVSEAELLRLLSERDELKAALVEFENHMKDIQSNVKSLSAERDRFKSQFKQAQEELKLAHSTDTSADVLKLQEEVKQAGVKIQQMAAEKDTLMEKLKIAQTSAVPARQGEEQRIRDLENAIRSLEQERLDLRSQVCLLKENREAVEEELKVRYAALVQNAEEVAQQRAESSALRLLEEQMEQSLADTQHRLSVKMNELHAAHDKIEKLEEKIGELSQRTSKHKEEVAALQKSISALDREKDALLDEVDHKTEKMVVLQEELSKKEKTLEDVRLTVTNMDSSLAQLQGALNSRERELASLRRQLDAAQDELAALRRDKEITIRENRRLQDDLATMTRENQAVHMEMEEALHEKDELTLRVHSYISEVSRIEKLMATKEQENRDLLERFRLAHSDMQERDQKLQQAEGLTNSVRLELLSSDTERRHLRETVGHQEREIQQHMQALQAYEAQVSSLVRGTSRLEEELHKAQEEKATLLSDLASVRELCVKLDSGKELTVRQLTSKSMELERLTGELEDVRSEAELLKKQLASERLTVRNLETLLSTNRHKEFQTQMTASEKESELKVLRDRLTLADSKIAEHAREVSQLRGKVSQLQTEMDVLRRQLTTERFERERGVQEMRRHGLSLSSLRSSSPLGVSTSPHHISPERSIIRSLDRSTDKSADK is encoded by the exons ATGGTAGTgaagctaacgctagctagctGTCAGGGAAGCAAG GGCCACATCACAGCCATGAACAGCAACGCAGAGAGGAAATTCGTGAACTTACGGAAACGTCTGGATCAGCTGGGCTACCGACAGACACTGGGCATCGAGTCTCTTCCTCTGGTGGAAAAGCTGTTCAG TGATCTGGTCCACACAACTGAGAGCCTGCGCAATGCCAAACTGTCAGCagggaagacagagaaagaaagccGGAACCTAGATGCTCTCCTGGAGCCGTACAGGACCGAGAATGCCCGAGTGGTCCGGGAAAACAATGAGCTGCACATGGAGCTTCTCAAGTTGAAGGAGGAGAAGGATCGTGTCACCAGAG agCTCAAGACCCACATCAGAAAACTAGACCACCAGACATCTGACCTGAAGTTTTTAAATAACCAGTATGTGCACAAGGTTCGCTGCCTGGAGAAGGACAGCAAAGCCAAAGCTGAGCGCATCCTacagctgcaggagaaaaacatGCAAGCTGTGGTACAGACACCCG GTGGAAAAAAGCGGAGCATTCCCTTCAGGCGTCAGAGAATGCAGATTGATGAGCTCATACCTCCCCCCTGTGCACCAGCTTATCCTGTGTCACAGCCCAATGATCCATACATAgctgacctgctgcagctggcagATGGAag AATTCACGAGCTACAGGAAGACATCATAAAAGTCAAATTAGACCTCGAAAATGCTGAAGAATTTATAAAACACTTAAATACTCAG GTGGAGGAGAGGGATAAAGAAATTGAGCGTCTGAATCATACACTTCATGGAGGACGACCTCATGATGTCATATCCCTTGAGGCTCAGAACATCAGCAACGAGAAACTGATTTCCCATCTTAACCTCCAG ATTGAATACCTGCAGGAGACCAACAGAACCCTGGAGCAGCAGGTAGAGGGACTGCAGCAAAAGAAGATAAATGTCTCTACTGAAGTGGCCAATCTTTCTTTAAAGAATCTGGAACTGTGCGAAGAGCTGACACACATAGATGATCTCGCAAAGCGGATGGAAATGGACAAAGAGCGGCTGGTGGAAACTGCTAACATGGAACTGCATGAAGCTAAA AATGAAATTCAAAGGCAACAGAAAATCATTGAAGACTTGGAAGATATTATCACAAAAATGAGACGA GGCCAGTCTGAAGGTGACTTTGAGAAAGACCGGCTTAAAGACCAGCTGGTGGAGCTGAAGGAGCAGAATGAGAAGATGGAGGGCCTGGTGAGTTtcctggaggaggagaaaatcAGGCTGCAGaacaaaatggagaaaatgatGGCGGCAG ACAAAGACATGGTGTTGGAGTTGGAGAACATGCGGACTAAACATGGTGTTTGCGGGAGGGAACGATCCCCATCGCGTCTGGATGCGTTTGTCAAGAGTCTCGAGGAAGAGAGAGATTACTATCGACAAGCGGCTGAGCGCTATAGAAGAGCCAGAGGGGCTGGTGGTCTGGACTTAAGCCCCAGTCGTAGTCCAGGCAGGGGGAGGAGTCCCAGGTCCACATTAGCCAGA GGAGGTGTTTCAGAGGCAGAGTTGCTTCGTTTGCTGAGCGAAAGAGATGAGTTGAAGGCTGCTCTGGTGGAGTTTGAGAACCACATGAAGGACATCCAAAGCAATGTGAAGTCTCTCAGCGCAGAGAGAGACCGTTTCAAAAGCCAGTTTAAACAG GCTCAGGAGGAACTAAAGCTGgcccacagcacagacacatcagCTGACGTCTTGAAACTGCAGGAAGAGGTAAAACAAGCAGGAGTCAAAATCCAGCAAATGGCTGCTGAAAAAGACACACTGATGGAGAAATTAAAG ATTGCTCAGACTTCAGCTGTCCCTGCCAGACagggagaggagcagaggaTACGAGACCTGGAGAATGCCATTAGGAGT TTGGAGCAGGAAAGACTGGATCTGCGATCACAGGTGTGTCTGCTGAAGGAGAACAGGGAGGctgtggaggaggagctgaaggtTCGATATGCTGCTCTGGTCCAGAATGCAGAGGAGGTGGCCCAGCAGAGGGCTGAGTCCAGTGCTCTGAG GCTGCTAGAGGAACAGATGGAGCAGTCACTGGCTGACACGCAACACAGGCTGTCTGTGAAGATGAATGAGCTGCATGCTGCCCATGACAAGATTGAGAAACTGGAGGAGAAAATAG GGGAGCTGAGTCAGCGGACTTCCAAGCACAAGGAGGAAGTGGCTGCTCTTCAGAAGTCCATCTCTGCACTGGATAGAGAGAaggatgctttgctggatgAAGTGGATCATAAGACTGAAAAAATGGTCGTTCTCCAGGAGGAGCTCTCCAAAAAG GAAAAGACCCTTGAAGATGTGCGACTCACTGTCACAAACATGGACAGCTCGTTGGC TCAGCTGCAGGGGGCTTTAAACAGCCGTGAGAGGGAGCTAGCCAGCCTGCGGAGACAGCTGGATGCCGCTCAGGATGAGCTGGCTGCCCTCAGGAGAGACAAAGAAATCACAATCAGAGAAAACCGGAGGCTGCAGGATGATCTGGCCACAATGACCCGAGAGAACCAA GCTGTACATATGGAGATGGAAGAGGCTTTGCATGAGAAGGATGAGCTGACACTGAGGGTCCACTCTTATATTTCTGAAGTGTCCAGAATAGAGAAACTGATGGCCACAAAG GAGCAGGAgaacagggacctgctggagcgCTTCAGGTTGGCTCATTCTGACATGCAGGAGCGGGATCAGAAGCTGCAGCAGGCTGAAGGCCTCACTAACTCCGTCCGCCTGGAGCTGCTGTCCTCAGACACAGAACGCAGACACCTCCGCGAAACTGTCGGCCATCAGGAGAGAGAGATCCAGCAG CACATGCAGGCCCTGCAGGCTTATGAGGCCCAAGTGTCATCGCTGGTTCGAGGGACGTCGCGGCTGGAGGAGGAGCTACACAAAGCACAGGAGGAGAAAGCCACCCTACTCTCCGATCTGGCTTCTGTCCGGGAGCTCTGTGTCAAACTGGACTCTGGCAAAGAGCTCACTGTACGTCAGCTCACCTCCAAGAGCATGGAACTCGAGAGG CTCACAGGAGAACTGGAGGATGTTCGGTCAGAGGCAGAGCTACTTAAAAAGCAACTGGCCAGTGAGAGGTTGACCGTCCGTAACCTGGAGACGCTGCTGTCCACCAATCGGCACAAGGAGTTCCAAACTCAAATGACAGCCAGCGAAA